The following coding sequences lie in one Caproicibacterium argilliputei genomic window:
- a CDS encoding AbrB/MazE/SpoVT family DNA-binding domain-containing protein: protein MKSTGIMRKVDELGRIVLPKELRKALDIKEKDPLEIFVGESGEIILRKYQPACIFCNSMDGIITYKGHNVCRHCMEKLAHRLSAEEEDD, encoded by the coding sequence ATGAAATCAACAGGAATTATGCGTAAGGTCGACGAATTAGGTCGTATTGTATTGCCGAAGGAGCTGCGTAAAGCACTCGATATTAAGGAGAAAGATCCGCTGGAGATCTTCGTAGGGGAGAGCGGAGAAATTATTCTGCGCAAGTATCAGCCTGCCTGTATCTTCTGCAACAGCATGGACGGTATCATTACATACAAGGGACACAATGTGTGCCGTCACTGCATGGAGAAGCTGGCGCATCGTTTGAGCGCTGAGGAAGAGGACGACTAA
- a CDS encoding nucleoside recognition domain-containing protein, producing the protein MLNFIWTGMVIISFICALCTNKMEQLSAAILTGAGSAVDLCLTTLGMMCFWTGLMHAAEQGGLTKLLAKGLSPTLKRLFPNLRRDSPALGAICMNLTANLLGLGNAATPLGLAAMQELKKESDTAQGTADNAMVLFVVLNTSSIQLIPTFMATLRAKYGAAQPFDILPAVWVTSVCALLAAVTMAKLLERRFSG; encoded by the coding sequence ATGCTGAACTTTATTTGGACTGGAATGGTAATAATCAGTTTTATTTGTGCACTTTGCACAAATAAAATGGAGCAGCTTTCGGCTGCCATTCTCACCGGAGCAGGCAGCGCCGTCGATTTATGCCTTACCACACTCGGCATGATGTGCTTTTGGACAGGACTCATGCACGCAGCCGAACAGGGTGGGCTTACAAAACTGCTTGCGAAAGGATTATCGCCCACATTAAAAAGACTTTTCCCAAATTTGCGGAGGGACAGTCCCGCACTGGGTGCCATCTGCATGAACCTGACCGCTAACCTGCTGGGGCTGGGCAACGCCGCAACGCCGCTGGGGCTGGCTGCCATGCAGGAACTGAAAAAAGAATCGGATACCGCGCAGGGAACCGCAGACAACGCCATGGTTCTGTTTGTCGTACTGAACACCTCTTCCATTCAGTTAATTCCCACTTTTATGGCCACGCTGCGCGCGAAGTACGGCGCAGCGCAGCCTTTTGACATTCTGCCGGCGGTGTGGGTGACCTCCGTCTGCGCCCTGCTGGCAGCCGTCACAATGGCAAAACTGCTGGAAAGGCGATTCAGTGGATAA
- a CDS encoding spore maturation protein, with product MDKVGVYAVPVSVVCILLFCLARKVPVFDAFTEGARQGLKTTISILPTLVGLITGVTMLQASGALDLMANALAPLMRAVGLPPTVAPLVLMKPVSGSGSTAVLTQILQQCGADSFAGRVAAVLAGSTETVFYCIAVYYGSVQVRKTRHTLPAALFGDLTACIVAPLAIHFLFYR from the coding sequence GTGGATAAAGTCGGTGTTTACGCAGTGCCTGTTTCCGTGGTGTGCATTCTGCTGTTCTGTCTGGCACGGAAAGTTCCGGTCTTTGATGCCTTTACCGAAGGGGCACGGCAGGGGCTTAAAACCACCATCTCCATTCTTCCCACCCTGGTCGGCCTAATCACCGGCGTCACCATGCTGCAGGCTTCCGGTGCACTGGACCTGATGGCAAACGCTCTGGCTCCGCTGATGCGTGCCGTCGGTCTGCCACCGACTGTCGCGCCGCTTGTGCTGATGAAGCCGGTGTCCGGCAGCGGCTCCACCGCTGTGCTGACACAGATTTTGCAGCAATGCGGCGCAGACAGCTTTGCCGGCCGTGTCGCCGCTGTTTTGGCTGGCAGTACGGAAACCGTGTTTTACTGCATTGCCGTGTACTACGGCAGCGTACAGGTGCGCAAAACGCGGCATACGCTGCCGGCAGCACTCTTCGGCGACTTAACTGCCTGCATAGTGGCGCCGCTTGCCATCCATTTTTTGTTTTACCGATAA
- a CDS encoding M24 family metallopeptidase: MIQIQQERLKTVTENMKRQRLPQILVTSTASVYYLTGLWIEPMERLLVLYIRDDGTCALFGNELFSLTPGGSVPLYLHTDADDPLRDLVKVVRPGVLGIDKSWPSCHLLSLMCQRSDITPKVGSAPVDAARMRKDAQEIAALRSASRINDEVMQASLAAVRAGATEKELAAYVEHQFALHGADRSTEGMIVSFGANGANPHHSPDNTLVRRGNSMVFDIYIPINRYWCDMTRTAFFQEADEESRKVYETVRQANLAAEAMIRPGIKMSDIDKTARRLITEAGYGPYFTHRLGHGLGIDCHEPPDNSAVNETVTQPGMVFSVEPGIYLPGRLGVRIEDLVLVTESGCEVLNHYTKDLQILP; this comes from the coding sequence ATGATTCAAATTCAGCAGGAACGTTTAAAAACAGTTACGGAGAACATGAAGAGGCAGAGGCTGCCGCAGATTCTGGTCACGTCAACCGCATCGGTTTATTATCTGACCGGCCTGTGGATTGAGCCGATGGAGCGGCTGTTGGTGCTTTATATCCGTGATGACGGCACATGCGCATTGTTTGGCAACGAACTTTTCAGCTTGACGCCCGGCGGAAGTGTGCCGCTGTACCTGCACACAGACGCAGACGATCCGCTGCGCGACTTGGTCAAGGTGGTGCGCCCCGGTGTACTGGGAATAGATAAAAGCTGGCCCAGTTGTCACCTGCTCAGCCTGATGTGTCAGCGTTCAGATATTACACCGAAAGTGGGCAGCGCACCGGTTGACGCAGCGCGTATGCGGAAAGACGCGCAGGAAATAGCGGCGCTGCGCAGTGCTTCCCGCATCAATGACGAAGTGATGCAGGCATCGCTGGCGGCAGTCCGCGCGGGTGCCACTGAAAAGGAACTGGCGGCTTATGTGGAGCATCAGTTTGCCCTGCATGGGGCTGACCGTTCCACAGAGGGCATGATTGTGTCTTTTGGCGCAAACGGCGCAAACCCACACCACAGCCCCGACAATACGCTTGTCCGGCGCGGGAATTCCATGGTGTTTGATATTTATATTCCGATTAACCGCTATTGGTGCGATATGACCCGTACCGCGTTCTTTCAGGAAGCGGATGAGGAGAGCCGGAAGGTGTACGAAACCGTACGGCAGGCAAACCTTGCGGCAGAAGCGATGATTCGTCCCGGAATTAAAATGTCCGATATTGATAAAACCGCGCGCCGTTTGATTACCGAGGCGGGCTACGGACCGTATTTCACGCATCGGTTGGGTCATGGCTTGGGCATCGACTGCCATGAGCCGCCGGACAACAGCGCAGTCAATGAAACGGTGACGCAGCCGGGCATGGTCTTTTCTGTGGAGCCGGGGATTTACCTGCCCGGCCGCTTGGGCGTGCGCATTGAGGATTTGGTGCTGGTCACGGAAAGCGGCTGTGAAGTGCTGAATCATTACACAAAGGATTTGCAGATTCTTCCGTAA
- a CDS encoding deoxyribonuclease IV, giving the protein MHIGSHLSASGGFLHMGQEALRMGADTFQFFTRNPRGGRAKEMNPQDAQALRRLMAEHTFAPIVAHAPYTLNACAAKPEVQAFALQTLQDDLARMEYLPGNFYNFHPGSHVGQGAQAGIEKIAAVLNKVLTPEQHTTVLLETMAGKGTEVGRSFEELRAVLDRVQLSEKMGVCLDTCHVFDAGYDIVHDLDGVLEAFDRIIGLERLRAVHLNDSKNTCGSHKDRHAAIGEGFIGMAALTRVLTHPALQDLPFLLETPQDTAGHAREIAALRAAVGEEN; this is encoded by the coding sequence ATGCATATCGGTTCCCATCTTTCCGCATCCGGTGGTTTCCTGCATATGGGACAGGAGGCGCTGCGCATGGGTGCAGATACGTTCCAGTTTTTTACGCGCAATCCGCGCGGCGGCCGTGCAAAGGAGATGAATCCGCAGGACGCGCAGGCGCTGCGGCGTTTGATGGCAGAGCATACCTTTGCACCGATTGTCGCGCACGCGCCCTACACGCTCAATGCCTGCGCCGCCAAACCGGAGGTGCAGGCATTTGCCCTGCAGACCCTGCAGGACGACCTTGCCCGTATGGAGTATTTACCGGGCAATTTCTACAACTTTCATCCGGGCAGCCATGTGGGGCAGGGGGCGCAGGCGGGCATTGAGAAAATTGCCGCAGTGCTCAACAAGGTTCTAACACCGGAGCAGCACACCACCGTGCTGCTGGAAACCATGGCGGGCAAAGGCACCGAGGTCGGCCGCAGTTTTGAGGAACTGCGCGCGGTTTTAGACCGGGTGCAGCTTTCCGAAAAGATGGGGGTTTGTTTGGACACCTGTCATGTGTTTGACGCGGGGTACGACATTGTGCACGATTTGGACGGGGTACTGGAAGCATTTGACCGTATCATTGGCCTGGAGCGCCTGAGAGCCGTTCATTTAAACGACAGTAAAAACACCTGTGGAAGCCATAAAGACCGCCACGCGGCGATTGGAGAAGGCTTTATCGGTATGGCAGCCTTGACTCGTGTTTTGACACACCCTGCACTGCAAGATTTGCCGTTCCTTTTGGAAACACCACAGGACACCGCGGGGCACGCACGGGAGATTGCTGCCCTGCGGGCAGCTGTGGGGGAGGAGAACTGA
- a CDS encoding tRNA 2-thiocytidine biosynthesis TtcA family protein produces MEKYLEVERSLIKKYRKPIWNRLIGGIKDYELIQPGDKIAVCISGGKDSILLACCLQHLQKYTEIPFSLEFLAMDPGYNPENRALLLSNCSLLHIPVHLFETDIFNIVVKEEKSPCYLCARMRRGYLYRHAQELGCNKIALGHHFDDVIETILMSMLYGAEMRTMMPKLHSKNFPGMQLIRPLYLVHEQDILAWKRYNGLQFLQCACRFTEQGAHNPGSAGKRAEVKALIAALRAKNPQVDRNIFRSAQEVNLETILSWRRQKETHCFLENYDK; encoded by the coding sequence ATGGAAAAATATCTGGAAGTAGAGCGCAGCCTTATCAAAAAATACCGCAAGCCCATTTGGAACCGCCTCATCGGCGGCATTAAGGATTACGAGCTGATTCAGCCCGGTGACAAAATCGCCGTCTGCATTTCCGGCGGCAAAGACAGCATTTTGCTTGCCTGCTGCCTGCAGCACCTGCAGAAGTACACGGAAATTCCGTTTTCTCTGGAGTTTCTCGCCATGGACCCCGGCTACAACCCCGAAAACCGCGCCCTGCTGCTTTCCAACTGCAGTCTGCTGCACATTCCCGTGCACCTGTTTGAAACAGACATTTTCAACATTGTGGTCAAGGAAGAAAAGTCCCCGTGCTACCTGTGCGCCAGAATGCGGCGCGGCTACCTGTACCGCCATGCACAAGAACTGGGCTGCAACAAAATCGCCCTGGGGCACCACTTTGACGACGTGATTGAAACCATTCTGATGAGTATGCTTTACGGCGCGGAAATGCGCACCATGATGCCCAAACTGCACAGCAAAAACTTTCCCGGTATGCAGCTCATCCGCCCGCTGTATCTGGTGCACGAGCAAGACATCTTAGCGTGGAAGCGCTACAACGGTCTGCAGTTCCTGCAGTGTGCCTGCCGCTTTACCGAGCAGGGCGCACACAACCCCGGCAGCGCAGGCAAGCGTGCCGAAGTTAAAGCGCTGATTGCCGCCCTGCGCGCAAAAAACCCGCAGGTGGACCGCAATATCTTCCGCAGCGCGCAGGAAGTCAATCTGGAAACCATCCTGAGCTGGCGCAGACAAAAGGAAACGCACTGCTTTTTAGAAAACTATGATAAATGA
- a CDS encoding folate family ECF transporter S component, translating to MHYKTDLPSLLRDSSAELKRLPSLVTAALLLALGLVLSGLGVYVTPTLRITFAFLANAVNALLFGPAVAMLTSGLGDILGYFLHPTGPYFPPYTLTAMLSGFLYGSFLYHRPIKLGRVIAAKASVTFLSNILLNTLWSSLLYGKSFLALFPLRFVKNIALLPVEIAMLFFFAKTAKKIYSATTRNFHPQQN from the coding sequence ATGCATTACAAAACCGACCTTCCTTCTCTGCTGCGTGACTCGTCCGCAGAACTGAAACGCCTGCCGAGTCTGGTCACCGCCGCCTTGCTGCTTGCACTCGGGTTAGTTCTTTCCGGGCTCGGTGTGTACGTCACCCCAACGCTGCGCATTACCTTTGCCTTTCTGGCAAACGCGGTAAACGCCCTGCTGTTTGGCCCTGCTGTTGCCATGCTGACGAGTGGTCTGGGCGACATTCTGGGGTATTTTCTGCACCCCACCGGGCCGTACTTTCCGCCCTACACCCTGACCGCTATGCTGAGCGGCTTTCTGTACGGCAGCTTTTTGTACCATCGCCCGATTAAACTGGGGCGTGTGATAGCCGCAAAGGCTTCTGTCACATTTCTTTCCAATATTCTGCTTAACACGCTCTGGAGTTCCTTACTTTACGGAAAGTCGTTTCTGGCGCTGTTTCCGCTGCGCTTTGTAAAGAACATTGCCCTGCTGCCGGTGGAAATTGCCATGCTGTTTTTTTTCGCCAAAACCGCCAAAAAAATTTACAGCGCCACTACCCGGAATTTTCATCCCCAGCAGAACTGA
- a CDS encoding ABC transporter ATP-binding protein: MQLLKKFIRYYKPYRAVFFLDLVCALAVSLVDLAFPQILSILTKTFFTEQPDVIISGLLKLGVALFLMYVIRTLCRFYITYQGHVMGAKMESDMRQDLFDQYERFSFSYYDRSNTGEMMSKLVSDLFDISELAHHGPENIFISAVKIIGSFVLLLMVNVPLTLILSAVVVVMVVFSLYQNRKMQETFMDNRRKIAAVNASLQDSLAGIRVVKSFANEEIERRKFETSNQQFLVSKESNYLRMGIFHSGNNFFEGMLFLTVLVAGGYFIARGTLSATDLAVYALYINIFINPIEVLIEFTELLQKGISGFRRFTEVMETVPEIQDAPDAKELTNVKGTIDYKDVSFRYNDEESVLEHINVHVDAGRSVALVGPSGGGKTTLCSLLPRFYDVTGGSVCIDGQDVRTLTQESLRSAIGIVQQDVYLFGGSIQENIAYGKPGASMEEIIEAAKEANIHDFILSLPDGYDTYVGERGARLSGGQKQRISIARVFLKNPPMLILDEATSALDNESEQYIQNSLDKLAHGRTTITIAHRLSTIRNADEIIVIDNDGIRERGTHDDLLAKDGLYAKYYQMQFRNN; the protein is encoded by the coding sequence ATGCAGTTACTGAAAAAATTTATTCGTTATTACAAACCCTACCGTGCCGTATTCTTTCTGGATCTGGTTTGCGCTCTGGCCGTTAGTCTGGTAGATCTGGCGTTCCCACAGATTCTCAGTATTTTAACCAAGACTTTCTTTACCGAACAGCCGGATGTAATCATCAGCGGCCTGCTGAAACTCGGCGTGGCACTGTTTCTCATGTACGTTATCCGCACCCTTTGTCGGTTTTACATCACCTATCAGGGACACGTAATGGGCGCTAAGATGGAAAGCGATATGCGTCAGGATCTGTTTGACCAGTACGAGCGCTTTTCTTTTTCCTATTATGACCGCAGCAATACCGGTGAAATGATGAGCAAGCTGGTCTCCGACCTGTTTGACATTTCTGAGCTTGCACACCACGGCCCGGAAAATATCTTTATTTCCGCGGTAAAAATCATCGGTTCTTTCGTCCTGCTGCTGATGGTCAACGTGCCGCTGACCCTGATTCTTTCCGCAGTGGTTGTGGTCATGGTGGTGTTCAGCCTGTATCAGAACAGAAAAATGCAGGAAACCTTTATGGACAATCGCCGAAAAATCGCCGCAGTCAACGCCAGCCTGCAGGACAGCCTTGCGGGTATCCGTGTTGTCAAATCCTTTGCAAATGAAGAAATCGAACGCCGCAAGTTTGAAACGAGCAACCAGCAGTTTCTGGTTTCCAAAGAAAGCAACTATCTGCGCATGGGCATTTTCCACTCCGGCAACAATTTCTTTGAGGGAATGCTGTTTTTGACCGTGTTGGTGGCCGGCGGCTACTTCATCGCAAGGGGAACCCTATCTGCTACGGATCTGGCAGTCTATGCCCTGTACATCAATATTTTCATCAACCCCATTGAGGTTCTGATTGAGTTTACCGAACTGCTGCAGAAAGGTATTTCCGGATTCCGCCGCTTTACCGAAGTGATGGAAACCGTACCGGAAATTCAGGACGCACCGGACGCCAAAGAACTGACCAACGTGAAAGGAACCATTGACTACAAAGACGTTTCTTTCCGCTACAATGACGAGGAATCTGTTTTGGAACACATCAATGTCCACGTGGACGCGGGCCGTTCTGTGGCGCTGGTAGGACCCTCTGGCGGCGGCAAGACCACACTGTGCTCCTTGCTGCCCCGCTTCTATGATGTGACCGGCGGCTCCGTTTGCATTGACGGGCAGGATGTCCGAACGCTGACCCAGGAAAGCCTGCGCAGTGCAATCGGCATTGTGCAACAGGATGTGTATTTGTTTGGCGGCTCCATTCAGGAAAACATCGCCTACGGCAAGCCGGGCGCTTCCATGGAGGAAATTATAGAAGCTGCCAAGGAAGCAAATATCCACGACTTTATTTTGTCCCTGCCGGACGGCTACGACACCTACGTCGGTGAGCGAGGCGCTCGCCTCTCCGGCGGACAGAAGCAGCGCATTTCCATTGCGCGGGTGTTCCTGAAAAATCCGCCGATGCTGATTTTGGATGAAGCAACCAGCGCACTGGACAATGAAAGCGAGCAGTACATCCAGAACAGTCTGGACAAGCTGGCACACGGCCGCACGACCATCACCATTGCACACCGGCTTTCCACTATCCGCAACGCCGATGAGATTATTGTCATTGACAACGATGGTATCCGGGAGCGCGGTACGCACGATGATTTACTTGCCAAAGACGGTTTGTACGCCAAGTACTACCAGATGCAGTTTCGAAACAATTAA
- a CDS encoding transposase, with translation MAKRITKTYDQEFKFQAVKLAQEIGGHKAAEELGVPSGPIYAWVKAFKEGRLEAKTAVHAPSNGLIP, from the coding sequence ATGGCAAAGCGTATTACAAAAACTTATGATCAAGAATTCAAATTCCAGGCTGTAAAATTGGCACAGGAAATCGGAGGACACAAAGCTGCAGAAGAGCTAGGAGTCCCTTCTGGACCCATTTATGCATGGGTCAAAGCATTCAAGGAAGGCCGCTTAGAGGCTAAGACAGCAGTTCACGCACCAAGTAATGGCCTTATCCCTTAA